From Poecile atricapillus isolate bPoeAtr1 chromosome Z, bPoeAtr1.hap1, whole genome shotgun sequence, one genomic window encodes:
- the LOC131573061 gene encoding uncharacterized protein LOC131573061 isoform X5: MHQSMLKAVNNSNRRVMKKTVWGNECVKTPSPKHMKVNYCKEYCNWMAINAVSQFWSCTLNSNSEAHEHFSSPKAVTCAERSSFFTLCRERSRTEAVSLVLPFLTFLMNYCRLRAFKTTTDKQKPRHCSRSRKFSLSVRLTCGAAVALGTLRRAESCSQGRVPRPPWGGSAPMKAGMLPPTIAGLLQARGQGPGPRTSRQDNAWRDAQSPTGSPSADYASREAARQSAGCRVRHGASSQSRRGRGERRPPPMLFSLSRGAGVVGGGAILEGTSARSRAAPGRGPGRRHAVPGGLSGDDRAASHGSARQVHRDARDGPAGAEDKKPLELGVLPVPCWRAQEP; encoded by the exons ATGCATCAGTCCATGCTTAAAGCAGTAAACAACAGCAATAGAAGAGTGATGAAAAAGACTGTTTGGGGGAATGAATGTGTGAAAACCCCCAGCCCGAAACACATGAAAGTGAATTACTGCAAGGAATATTGCAACTGGATGGCAATCAACGCTGTCAGCCAATTTTGGTCGTGCACTCTGAACAGTAATTCAGAAGCCCACGAACATTTCTCCTCTCCTAAGGCTGTGACCTGTGCTGAACGGAGCAGCTTTTTCACCTTGTGCCGTGAGAGATCACGGACCGAAGCAGTTTCATTAGTTTTGCCATTTCTTACGTTTTTAATGAACTATTGCCGGCTGCGAGCATTTAAAACAACAACGGACAAACAAAAGCCTCGACACTGCTCGAGAAGCCGCAAGTTTTCCCTTTCCGTTCGCCTGACTTGCGGCGCTGCGGTCGCGCTGGGGACGCTCCGGAGGGCCgaaagctgctcccagggaagagTCCCGCGGCCCCCATGGGGCGGGAGTGCTCCCATGAAGGCGGGAATGCTCCCACCCACGATCGCAGGATTGCTCCAGGCTCGCGGGCAGGGCCCGGGACCGCGGACGAGCCGGCAGGACAATGCCTGGCGGGACGCGCAGTCTCCCACCGGCTCGCCCAGCGCGGACTACGCTTCCCGTGAGGCCGCGCGGCAGAGCGCGGGCTGCCGTGTGCGTCACGGCGCGAGCAGCCAATCGCGGCGCGGCCGGGGCGAGCGCCGTCCGCCGCCAATGTTGTTTTCGCTGAGTCGAGGCGCTGGTGTTGTTGGCGGCGGCGCCATATTGGAAGGGACGAGCGCCCGCTCTCGAGCAGCCCCTGGGCGCGGGCCCGGCCGCCGCCATGCTGTACCTGGAGGACTATCTGGAGA tgATCGAGCAGCTTCCCATGGATCTGCGCGACAGGTTCACCGAGATGCGCGAGATGGACCTGCAGGTGCAGA GGACAAAAAACCTTTAGAACTTGGAGTCCTGCCTGTCCCATGCTGGAGAGCACAAGAACCTTGA